ATCGTTTGGTTCTCGTAAAATAATACTTCCACCGCTAGAGATATTTGTTCGCCAATCATCGCCTTTTGCCTTTCGACCATAAGCAGAGATAAATTTACCATTTACAATATCAATCCGCCAATCTGTTTTGTCATAATCAATAAATTTTTCGAGGTAAAAATAGCGAATATCTGTGTGGTTTAAAAATGGAAGTAGCATTTCAAGAGCCTGTTCATTTTCAATTTTAACAAGACCTACTCCTCCCCAACCGTCAGTCGGTTTATAAACCATTTTTCCGCCCCAAAGATTTAAAATATTTTTTAATTCTCTAACATCATCTCGGTGATAAAGTTTGTAATCTGGAGTTCGAATCCCGTGTTGCCTTAAAAGATGATTTGTTTTAAACTTATCTTCAGTAAGTGCAAAAGCTTGATAGTTATTAACTGTTGGAACTACTCGAGAGAGTGCTTCATAAAGATACATTTGATACTGTGTTTGCTGACCCGCATTGTAAGAAAAGAATAGATCCAAATCTTCCATCACCTGATCTTTACAAATGATTTGACCCTTTTTTGCATAAGCATCTCTAAGGTTTAAATCAGTAACAACTTCAATACCAATTTTTTTAAGTTTCTTTATGAGTTTTTTCTGAATAGCATCGCCACCGCCGTTTTGGTAAAGCCAAAAACCAACTTTTTTATTCACGGGAAAATCCCTCCAATTTATCTCTATGTAGATTTCAAAATTGTATCATAGGAAAAAGAGCTATTTTAAACTTTAAAAATAAGAAAGCGGTGTTAAAATTAAGGATTTTGAAAGTTGTTAAAAAGGTTTAATTCCCGTTAAAAACACGGGAACTCCAGATTATCCGTTCTGTTTCTCTTGCTCTTTTAAGAAGTTAAAAAGAGTTTCACTAATTCCAAATCCACCTGCAGACATTTTACTAAGTTCGTCTCGGAACATTGATTGATAGATTTTATCTCCAGCATCTTCACCAAAAAGTTTGTTTGAGTCTTTCATAGAAACATCAAGTAGAGTTTTTAAAATTATTGATTCAAATTGGTCAGTTTTTTCTCGAAGTTGAGAATCTTTCATTGTCGAAGAGTCGATTCTTTTGAAATCGTTTTGTCGCATTTTTAACATTGTAAGTTCGTTTGTAGCATCAGGTAATTTGTTTAACATTTAGATAACCTCCAAGTCTGCTTGAATTGCACCAGCCTGTTTCATGGCTTGAATAATTGAGATAATATCTTGCGGTTCAGCCCCAAGTTTTTTGAGAGAACGAGTTATATTTGCGATATTGTTCTTTTTTGTCAATACACGACCACCGTTTCTATCAACTGCGACCTCATCGTCAAGTCGCAATGTATTTTCATTTGCAACTGGTAAATTATTTGTAACACCGATTTTAATTGTAATTTTTCCATGAGTGATAACAACAGGAGCGATTTCAACATTTACACCTGCAACAACTGTTCCTGTTCTCTCATTAATAATAATTTTACTTTTAACTTTGTAATTTATATCTATATTTTCAACTTCTGCAAGAAATCGAATTATGCTAATCTCTTCTGGTTTTTTCAATACAATTGTTTTTGAATCGATCGCTTTTGCGATGAGGTCATTTTTAAAAAACCTATTTATCGCTTTTTCCGTCGCAATTGCATTTGTAAAACTCGCCTCTTTTAATGAAAGCTTAATCCCGTCTTGACCATAAAAATCAAATGGAATTTCTCTTTCAACAATCGCTCCACTAGGAATTCGCCCTGCTGTGATGTGTTTTTCTCCACCACCTCGACCAGCTAAACCACCAACACTAATCGAACCTTGAGCAAGTGCATAAATAGCCCCATCAACCCCTTTAAGTGGTGTCATAATCAAAGTTCCCCCCTCTAGTGATTTTGAATCTCCAATTGATGAAACAATTACAGAAATCTTATCTCCCTGTCGTGTAAAAGATGGTAGTTTTGCTGTAACCATTACTGAGGCAACATTTTTAGACTTGATTGTTGCGGGATCAACTTTTACATTCATGAGTTGCAACATGTTTGCCATTGATTGATAGGCATAAAAAGAGGATGCACTATCTCCCGTTCCATTCAAACCAACAACA
This is a stretch of genomic DNA from Thiovulum sp. ES. It encodes these proteins:
- a CDS encoding glutathione synthase/ribosomal protein S6 modification enzyme (glutaminyl transferase) (PFAM: RimK-like ATP-grasp domain~TIGRFAM: alpha-L-glutamate ligases, RimK family): MNKKVGFWLYQNGGGDAIQKKLIKKLKKIGIEVVTDLNLRDAYAKKGQIICKDQVMEDLDLFFSYNAGQQTQYQMYLYEALSRVVPTVNNYQAFALTEDKFKTNHLLRQHGIRTPDYKLYHRDDVRELKNILNLWGGKMVYKPTDGWGGVGLVKIENEQALEMLLPFLNHTDIRYFYLEKFIDYDKTDWRIDIVNGKFISAYGRKAKGDDWRTNISSGGSIILREPNDDVVNLALKATQLTGLEIAGVDIIYDREKEEYVVLEVNGIPAFATPEQEKIGLNFNKKKINAIVDLIIETVE
- a CDS encoding Rod binding protein (PFAM: Rod binding protein) translates to MLNKLPDATNELTMLKMRQNDFKRIDSSTMKDSQLREKTDQFESIILKTLLDVSMKDSNKLFGEDAGDKIYQSMFRDELSKMSAGGFGISETLFNFLKEQEKQNG
- a CDS encoding Flagellar basal-body P-ring protein FlgI (PFAM: Flagellar P-ring protein), whose translation is MRFFILISIFISQLYSASINQIAEVVGVRENQLIGYGLVVGLNGTGDSASSFYAYQSMANMLQLMNVKVDPATIKSKNVASVMVTAKLPSFTRQGDKISVIVSSIGDSKSLEGGTLIMTPLKGVDGAIYALAQGSISVGGLAGRGGGEKHITAGRIPSGAIVEREIPFDFYGQDGIKLSLKEASFTNAIATEKAINRFFKNDLIAKAIDSKTIVLKKPEEISIIRFLAEVENIDINYKVKSKIIINERTGTVVAGVNVEIAPVVITHGKITIKIGVTNNLPVANENTLRLDDEVAVDRNGGRVLTKKNNIANITRSLKKLGAEPQDIISIIQAMKQAGAIQADLEVI